A single Sorex araneus isolate mSorAra2 chromosome 8, mSorAra2.pri, whole genome shotgun sequence DNA region contains:
- the DMWD gene encoding dystrophia myotonica WD repeat-containing protein: MAAGGAEGGSGPGAAMGDCAEIKSQFRTREGFYKLLPGDGAARRSGPASAQTPAPPQPPQPPPGPASSAGPGTAGPASSPPPAGPGPGPALPAVRLSLVRLGEPDGAGSGEPPATPAGLGAGGDRVCFNLGRELYFYPGCCRRGSQRSIDLNKPIDKRIYKGTQPTCHDFNQFTAATETISLLVGFSAGQVQYLDLIKKDTSKLFNEERLIDKTKVTYLKWLPESESLFLASHASGHLYLYNVSHPCASAPPQYSLLKQGEGFAVYAAKSKAPRNPLAKWAVGEGPLNEFAFSPDGRHLACVSQDGCLRVFHFDSMLLRGLMKSYFGGLLCVCWSPDGRYVVTGGEDDLVTVWSFAEGRVVARGHGHKSWVNAVAFDPYTTRAEEAAASGGDGERSGEEEEEPAGPGSAPLSPLPKAGSITYRFGSAGQDTQFCLWDLTEDVLYPHPPLARTRTLPGTPPPATGPSRGCEPGPGPLPRSLSRSNSLPHPAGSGKAGTPSTAAEPGTPFSIGRFATLTLQERRDRDRDRSADKEHKRYHSLGNISRGGAAGDKPSGPAPRSRLDPAKVLGTALCPRIHEVPLLEPLVCKKIAQERLTVLLFLEDCIITACQEGLICTWARPGKAGISSQPGNSPSGTVV, translated from the exons atggcggcgggcggcgcggaggGCGGCTCGGGCCCCGGCGCCGCCATGGGGGACTGCGCGGAGATCAAGTCGCAGTTCCGCACCCGCGAGGGCTTCTACAAGCTGCTCCCGGGCGACGGCGCCGCTCGCCGCTCGGGTCCGGCTTCCGCGCAGACCCCGgcgccgccgcagccgccgcagcccccgcccggcccggcgtcCTCGGCGGGTCCCGGCACCGCAGGCCCCGCGTCGTCCCCGCCGCCCGCaggccccgggcccgggcccgcgCTGCCCGCCGTGCGCCTCAGCCTCGTGCGCCTCGGCGAGCCCGACGGCGCCGGCTCCGGGGAGCCGCCCGCCACGCCCGCCGGCCTGGGCGCGGGCGGCGACCGCGTCTGCTTCAACTTGGGCCGCGAGCTCTACTTCTACCCCGGCTGCTGCCGCCGCGGGAGCCAGCGG TCCATCGACCTGAACAAACCCATCGACAAGCGTATCTACAAGGGCACCCAGCCCACCTGCCATGATTTCAACCAGTTCACAGCGGCTACGGAGACCATTTCCCTGCTGGTGGGCTTCTCTGCCGGCCAGGTGCAGTACCTGGATCTCATTAAGAAAGACACCAGCAAGCTGTTCAACGAAGAG CGGCTGATCGACAAGACCAAGGTGACCTACCTGAAGTGGCTGCCAGAGTCCGAGAGCCTGTTCCTGGCGTCGCACGCCAGCGGCCACCTCTACCTGTACAATGTCAGCCACCCGTGCGCCTCTGCGCCACCGCAGTACAGCCTGCTCAAGCAGGGCGAAGGCTTCGCCGTCTACGCAGCCAAGAGCAAGGCGCCCCGCAACCCGCTGGCCAAGTGGGCCGTGGGCGAGGGTCCCCTCAACGAGTTCGCCTTCTCCCCAGACGGCCGCCACCTGGCCTGCGTCAGCCAGGACGGCTGCCTGCGCGTCTTCCACTTCGACTCCATGCTCCTGCGCGGCCTCATGAAGAGCTACTTTGGGGGGCTGCTGTGCGTGTGCTGGAGCCCCGACGGCCGCTACGTCGTGACGGGTGGTGAGGACGACCTGGTCACCGTCTGGTCCTTTGCCGAAGGCCGCGTGGTGGCTCGAGGCCATGGCCACAAGTCCTGGGTCAACGCCGTGGCCTTTGACCCCTATACCACTCGCGCAGAGGAGGCGGCGGCATCCGGAGGGGATGGGGAGCgcagcggggaggaggaggaggagccggcGGGCCCGGGCTCAGCGCCCCTGTCCCCGCTGCCCAAGGCGGGCTCCATCACCTACCGCTTCGGCTCGGCTGGCCAGGACACGCAGTTCTGCCTGTGGGACCTCACAGAAGACGTGCTGTACCCGCACCCACCGCTGGCCCGCACCCGCACCCTCCCGGGCACCCCGCCACCGGCCACTGGGCCCTCGCGGGGCTGCGAGCCGGGTCCTGGGCCCCTGCCCCGCTCCCTGTCCCGCTCCAACAGCCTCCCGCACCCAGCGGGCAGCGGCAAGGCGggcacccccagcaccgcagccGAGCCAGGCACGCCCTTCAGCATCGGCCGCTTCGCCACGCTCACGCTGCAGGAACGCCGTGACCGCGACCGCGACCGCAGTGCCGATAAGGAGCACAAGCGCTACCACAGCCTGGGCAATATTAGCCGCGGTGGCGCGGCCGGCGACAAGCCCAGTGGGCCAGCCCCGCGCAGCCGCCTGGACCCCGCCAAGGTGCTGGGCACCGCGCTGTGCCCGCGCATCCATGAGGTACCGCTGCTCGAGCCGCTGGTGTGCAAGAAGATCGCACAGGAGCGCCTGACCGTCCTCCTGTTCCTCGAGGACTGCATCATCACGGCCTGCCAGGAGGGCCTCATCTGCACCTGGGCACGGCCTGGCAAAGCG GGCATCTCCTCCCAGCCCGGCAACTCCCCGAGCGGCACAGTGGTGTGA
- the DMPK gene encoding myotonin-protein kinase isoform X4: MSAEVRLRRLQQLVLDPGFLGLEPLLDLLLGVHQELGASELAQDKYVADFLQWVEPIAARLKEARLRRDDFEILKVIGRGAFSEVAVVKMKQTGQVFAMKIMNKWDMLKRGEVSCFREERDVLVNGDRRWITQLHFAFQDENYLYLVMEYYVGGDLLTLLSKFGERIPAEMARFYLAEIVMAIDSVHQLGYVHRDIKPDNILLDRCGHIRLADFGSCLKLRSDGTVRSLVAVGTPDYLSPEILQAVGGGPGPGSYGPECDWWALGVFAYEMFYGQTPFYADSTAETYGKIVHYKEHLCLPRTDAGVPEEARDLILRLLCPPEARLGRNGAADFQKHPFFFGLDWDCLRDSVPPFTPDFEGATDTCNFDLVEDGLTAMETLSDMREGMPLGVHLPFVGFSYSCMALRDSEVRGHTPMELESKPAPAPGLAPPVPSAQAKVTVPEAIVAEAIPVAAIPAEAMAEAVPAAALPIVAIAEAVPAVAMAEAAVAEAEVTLRELQDALEEEMFTRQSLSRELEVIRTANRNFASQLREAEARNRDLEALVRQLQERMELMQPRGAAAVTGVPPPRATDPPSHMAPRPWLWASARWWGQAPCTAATCCSLPGSLSVAYRRRVPCSCSPLLWLLPPPWAALGWWPAPANSPRSGATREPSSSPEP; the protein is encoded by the exons ATGTCAGCCGAGGTGCGGCTGCGGCGGCTCCAGCAGCTGGTGCTGGACCCcggcttcctggggctggagcccctgCTCGACCTTCTCCTGGGCGTCCACCAGGAGCTGGGCGCCTCCGAGCTGGCCCAGGACAAGTACGTGGCCGACTTCTTGCAGTGGG TGGAGCCCATCGCGGCGAGGCTTAAGGAGGCCCGATTGCGGCGGGATGACTTTGAGATTCTGAAGGTGATCGGACGCGGGGCGTTCAGCGAG GTAGCAGTGGTGAAGATGAAGCAGACAGGTCAGGTGTTTGCCATGAAGATCATGAATAAGTGGGACATGCTGAAGAGAGGCGAG GTGTCGTGCTTTCGGGAGGAGAGGGACGTGTTGGTGAACGGGGACCGGCGCTGGATCACACAGCTGCACTTCGCATTCCAGGATGAGAACTACCTG TACCTGGTTATGGAGTACTACGTGGGCGGGGACCTGCTCACGCTGCTGAGCAAGTTTGGGGAGCGGATTCCGGCCGAGATGGCGCGCTTCTACCTGGCCGAGATTGTCATGGCCATCGATTCGGTGCACCAGCTGGGCTACGTGCACAG GGACATCAAACCTGATAACATCCTGCTGGACCGCTGTGGCCACATACGCTTGGCTGACTTTGGCTCCTGCCTCAAGTTGCGTTCGGACGGAACG GTGCGGTCACTGGTGGCTGTGGGCACCCCAGACTACCTGTCTCCCGAGATCCTGCAGGCCGTGGGCGGTGGGCCCGGGCCAGGCAGCTACGGGCCTGAGTGCGACTGGTGGGCGCTGGGCGTGTTCGCCTATGAAATGTTCTATGGCCAGACGCCCTTCTACGCCGACTCCACGGCAGAAACCTACGGGAAGATCGTGCACTACAAG GAGCACCTGTGTCTACCACGGACGGACGCAGGGGTCCCTGAGGAGGCTCGCGACCTCATTCTGCGGCTACTGTGTCCCCCGGAGGCGCGGCTGGGCCGGAACGGAGCCGCCGATTTCCAGAAGCACCCCTTTTTCTTTGGCCTCGACTGGGACTGTCTCCGTGACAGTGTGCCCCCCTTTACACCAGATTTTGAGGGTGCGACTGACACATGTAACTTCGACTTGGTGGAGGACGGGCTCACTGCCATG GAGACGCTATCGGACATGCGGGAAGGCATGCCGCTGGGGGTGCACCTGCCGTTCGTGGGCTTTTCCTACTCGTGCATGGCCCTCAG GGACAGTGAGGTCCGGGGCCACACACCGATGGAGCTGGAGTCCAAGCCTGCACCTGCTCCTGGTCTGGCGCCCCCAGTGCCCTCTGCGCAG GCTAAAGTGACAGTTCCAGAAGCCATCGTGGCAGAAGCCATCCCGGTAGCAGCCATCCCGGCAGAGGCCATGGCAGAGGCCGTGCCGGCAGCTGCCCTCCCCATAGTGGCCATAGCGGAGGCCGTTCCGGCAGTGGCCATGGCAGAGGCGGCAGTAGCAGAGGCGGAGGTGACCCTGCGGGAGCTGCAAGACGCCTTGGAGGAGGAAATGTTTACCCGGCAGAGCCTGAGTCGGGAGCTGGAGGTCATCCGCACTGCCAACCGCAACTTCGCCAG TCAACTCCGGGAGGCTGAGGCCCGGAACCGGGATCTGGAGGCGCTGGTGCGACAGCTGCAGGAGCGGATGGAGCTGATGCAGCCCCGGGGAGCAGCAG CTGTCACGGGggttcccccaccccgggccacGGATCCACCTTCCCAT ATGGCCCCCCGGCCGTGGCTCTGGGCCAGTGCCCGCTGGTGGGGCCAGGCCCCCTGCACCGCCGCCACCTGCTGCTCCCTGCCAGG GTCCCTAAGTGTGGCCTATCGGAGGCGCGTGCCCTGCTCCTGTTCGCCGCTGCTCTGGCTGCTGCCGCCACCCTGGGCTGCACTGGGTTGGTGGCCTGCACCGGCCAACTCGCCCAGGTCTGGCGCCACTCGGGAGCCGTCTTCGTCCCCCGAACCCTAG
- the DMPK gene encoding myotonin-protein kinase isoform X2, whose protein sequence is MSAEVRLRRLQQLVLDPGFLGLEPLLDLLLGVHQELGASELAQDKYVADFLQWVEPIAARLKEARLRRDDFEILKVIGRGAFSEVAVVKMKQTGQVFAMKIMNKWDMLKRGEVSCFREERDVLVNGDRRWITQLHFAFQDENYLYLVMEYYVGGDLLTLLSKFGERIPAEMARFYLAEIVMAIDSVHQLGYVHRDIKPDNILLDRCGHIRLADFGSCLKLRSDGTVRSLVAVGTPDYLSPEILQAVGGGPGPGSYGPECDWWALGVFAYEMFYGQTPFYADSTAETYGKIVHYKEHLCLPRTDAGVPEEARDLILRLLCPPEARLGRNGAADFQKHPFFFGLDWDCLRDSVPPFTPDFEGATDTCNFDLVEDGLTAMETLSDMREGMPLGVHLPFVGFSYSCMALRDSEVRGHTPMELESKPAPAPGLAPPVPSAQAKVTVPEAIVAEAIPVAAIPAEAMAEAVPAAALPIVAIAEAVPAVAMAEAAVAEAEVTLRELQDALEEEMFTRQSLSRELEVIRTANRNFASQLREAEARNRDLEALVRQLQERMELMQPRGAAAVTGVPPPRATDPPSHLDGPPAVALGQCPLVGPGPLHRRHLLLPARVPKCGLSEARALLLFAAALAAAATLGCTGLVACTGQLAQVWRHSGAVFVPRTLDPSLSSTCGPLEG, encoded by the exons ATGTCAGCCGAGGTGCGGCTGCGGCGGCTCCAGCAGCTGGTGCTGGACCCcggcttcctggggctggagcccctgCTCGACCTTCTCCTGGGCGTCCACCAGGAGCTGGGCGCCTCCGAGCTGGCCCAGGACAAGTACGTGGCCGACTTCTTGCAGTGGG TGGAGCCCATCGCGGCGAGGCTTAAGGAGGCCCGATTGCGGCGGGATGACTTTGAGATTCTGAAGGTGATCGGACGCGGGGCGTTCAGCGAG GTAGCAGTGGTGAAGATGAAGCAGACAGGTCAGGTGTTTGCCATGAAGATCATGAATAAGTGGGACATGCTGAAGAGAGGCGAG GTGTCGTGCTTTCGGGAGGAGAGGGACGTGTTGGTGAACGGGGACCGGCGCTGGATCACACAGCTGCACTTCGCATTCCAGGATGAGAACTACCTG TACCTGGTTATGGAGTACTACGTGGGCGGGGACCTGCTCACGCTGCTGAGCAAGTTTGGGGAGCGGATTCCGGCCGAGATGGCGCGCTTCTACCTGGCCGAGATTGTCATGGCCATCGATTCGGTGCACCAGCTGGGCTACGTGCACAG GGACATCAAACCTGATAACATCCTGCTGGACCGCTGTGGCCACATACGCTTGGCTGACTTTGGCTCCTGCCTCAAGTTGCGTTCGGACGGAACG GTGCGGTCACTGGTGGCTGTGGGCACCCCAGACTACCTGTCTCCCGAGATCCTGCAGGCCGTGGGCGGTGGGCCCGGGCCAGGCAGCTACGGGCCTGAGTGCGACTGGTGGGCGCTGGGCGTGTTCGCCTATGAAATGTTCTATGGCCAGACGCCCTTCTACGCCGACTCCACGGCAGAAACCTACGGGAAGATCGTGCACTACAAG GAGCACCTGTGTCTACCACGGACGGACGCAGGGGTCCCTGAGGAGGCTCGCGACCTCATTCTGCGGCTACTGTGTCCCCCGGAGGCGCGGCTGGGCCGGAACGGAGCCGCCGATTTCCAGAAGCACCCCTTTTTCTTTGGCCTCGACTGGGACTGTCTCCGTGACAGTGTGCCCCCCTTTACACCAGATTTTGAGGGTGCGACTGACACATGTAACTTCGACTTGGTGGAGGACGGGCTCACTGCCATG GAGACGCTATCGGACATGCGGGAAGGCATGCCGCTGGGGGTGCACCTGCCGTTCGTGGGCTTTTCCTACTCGTGCATGGCCCTCAG GGACAGTGAGGTCCGGGGCCACACACCGATGGAGCTGGAGTCCAAGCCTGCACCTGCTCCTGGTCTGGCGCCCCCAGTGCCCTCTGCGCAG GCTAAAGTGACAGTTCCAGAAGCCATCGTGGCAGAAGCCATCCCGGTAGCAGCCATCCCGGCAGAGGCCATGGCAGAGGCCGTGCCGGCAGCTGCCCTCCCCATAGTGGCCATAGCGGAGGCCGTTCCGGCAGTGGCCATGGCAGAGGCGGCAGTAGCAGAGGCGGAGGTGACCCTGCGGGAGCTGCAAGACGCCTTGGAGGAGGAAATGTTTACCCGGCAGAGCCTGAGTCGGGAGCTGGAGGTCATCCGCACTGCCAACCGCAACTTCGCCAG TCAACTCCGGGAGGCTGAGGCCCGGAACCGGGATCTGGAGGCGCTGGTGCGACAGCTGCAGGAGCGGATGGAGCTGATGCAGCCCCGGGGAGCAGCAG CTGTCACGGGggttcccccaccccgggccacGGATCCACCTTCCCAT ctAGATGGCCCCCCGGCCGTGGCTCTGGGCCAGTGCCCGCTGGTGGGGCCAGGCCCCCTGCACCGCCGCCACCTGCTGCTCCCTGCCAGG GTCCCTAAGTGTGGCCTATCGGAGGCGCGTGCCCTGCTCCTGTTCGCCGCTGCTCTGGCTGCTGCCGCCACCCTGGGCTGCACTGGGTTGGTGGCCTGCACCGGCCAACTCGCCCAGGTCTGGCGCCACTCGGGAGCCGTCTTCGTCCCCCGAACCCTAGACCCCAGTTTGTCCTCGACTTGTGGCCCACTAGAGGGATGA
- the DMPK gene encoding myotonin-protein kinase isoform X3 — MSAEVRLRRLQQLVLDPGFLGLEPLLDLLLGVHQELGASELAQDKYVADFLQWVEPIAARLKEARLRRDDFEILKVIGRGAFSEVAVVKMKQTGQVFAMKIMNKWDMLKRGEVSCFREERDVLVNGDRRWITQLHFAFQDENYLYLVMEYYVGGDLLTLLSKFGERIPAEMARFYLAEIVMAIDSVHQLGYVHRDIKPDNILLDRCGHIRLADFGSCLKLRSDGTVRSLVAVGTPDYLSPEILQAVGGGPGPGSYGPECDWWALGVFAYEMFYGQTPFYADSTAETYGKIVHYKEHLCLPRTDAGVPEEARDLILRLLCPPEARLGRNGAADFQKHPFFFGLDWDCLRDSVPPFTPDFEGATDTCNFDLVEDGLTAMVSGGGETLSDMREGMPLGVHLPFVGFSYSCMALRDSEVRGHTPMELESKPAPAPGLAPPVPSAQAKVTVPEAIVAEAIPVAAIPAEAMAEAVPAAALPIVAIAEAVPAVAMAEAAVAEAEVTLRELQDALEEEMFTRQSLSRELEVIRTANRNFASQLREAEARNRDLEALVRQLQERMELMQPRGAAAVTGVPPPRATDPPSHMAPRPWLWASARWWGQAPCTAATCCSLPGSLSVAYRRRVPCSCSPLLWLLPPPWAALGWWPAPANSPRSGATREPSSSPEP, encoded by the exons ATGTCAGCCGAGGTGCGGCTGCGGCGGCTCCAGCAGCTGGTGCTGGACCCcggcttcctggggctggagcccctgCTCGACCTTCTCCTGGGCGTCCACCAGGAGCTGGGCGCCTCCGAGCTGGCCCAGGACAAGTACGTGGCCGACTTCTTGCAGTGGG TGGAGCCCATCGCGGCGAGGCTTAAGGAGGCCCGATTGCGGCGGGATGACTTTGAGATTCTGAAGGTGATCGGACGCGGGGCGTTCAGCGAG GTAGCAGTGGTGAAGATGAAGCAGACAGGTCAGGTGTTTGCCATGAAGATCATGAATAAGTGGGACATGCTGAAGAGAGGCGAG GTGTCGTGCTTTCGGGAGGAGAGGGACGTGTTGGTGAACGGGGACCGGCGCTGGATCACACAGCTGCACTTCGCATTCCAGGATGAGAACTACCTG TACCTGGTTATGGAGTACTACGTGGGCGGGGACCTGCTCACGCTGCTGAGCAAGTTTGGGGAGCGGATTCCGGCCGAGATGGCGCGCTTCTACCTGGCCGAGATTGTCATGGCCATCGATTCGGTGCACCAGCTGGGCTACGTGCACAG GGACATCAAACCTGATAACATCCTGCTGGACCGCTGTGGCCACATACGCTTGGCTGACTTTGGCTCCTGCCTCAAGTTGCGTTCGGACGGAACG GTGCGGTCACTGGTGGCTGTGGGCACCCCAGACTACCTGTCTCCCGAGATCCTGCAGGCCGTGGGCGGTGGGCCCGGGCCAGGCAGCTACGGGCCTGAGTGCGACTGGTGGGCGCTGGGCGTGTTCGCCTATGAAATGTTCTATGGCCAGACGCCCTTCTACGCCGACTCCACGGCAGAAACCTACGGGAAGATCGTGCACTACAAG GAGCACCTGTGTCTACCACGGACGGACGCAGGGGTCCCTGAGGAGGCTCGCGACCTCATTCTGCGGCTACTGTGTCCCCCGGAGGCGCGGCTGGGCCGGAACGGAGCCGCCGATTTCCAGAAGCACCCCTTTTTCTTTGGCCTCGACTGGGACTGTCTCCGTGACAGTGTGCCCCCCTTTACACCAGATTTTGAGGGTGCGACTGACACATGTAACTTCGACTTGGTGGAGGACGGGCTCACTGCCATGGTGAGCGGGGGCGGG GAGACGCTATCGGACATGCGGGAAGGCATGCCGCTGGGGGTGCACCTGCCGTTCGTGGGCTTTTCCTACTCGTGCATGGCCCTCAG GGACAGTGAGGTCCGGGGCCACACACCGATGGAGCTGGAGTCCAAGCCTGCACCTGCTCCTGGTCTGGCGCCCCCAGTGCCCTCTGCGCAG GCTAAAGTGACAGTTCCAGAAGCCATCGTGGCAGAAGCCATCCCGGTAGCAGCCATCCCGGCAGAGGCCATGGCAGAGGCCGTGCCGGCAGCTGCCCTCCCCATAGTGGCCATAGCGGAGGCCGTTCCGGCAGTGGCCATGGCAGAGGCGGCAGTAGCAGAGGCGGAGGTGACCCTGCGGGAGCTGCAAGACGCCTTGGAGGAGGAAATGTTTACCCGGCAGAGCCTGAGTCGGGAGCTGGAGGTCATCCGCACTGCCAACCGCAACTTCGCCAG TCAACTCCGGGAGGCTGAGGCCCGGAACCGGGATCTGGAGGCGCTGGTGCGACAGCTGCAGGAGCGGATGGAGCTGATGCAGCCCCGGGGAGCAGCAG CTGTCACGGGggttcccccaccccgggccacGGATCCACCTTCCCAT ATGGCCCCCCGGCCGTGGCTCTGGGCCAGTGCCCGCTGGTGGGGCCAGGCCCCCTGCACCGCCGCCACCTGCTGCTCCCTGCCAGG GTCCCTAAGTGTGGCCTATCGGAGGCGCGTGCCCTGCTCCTGTTCGCCGCTGCTCTGGCTGCTGCCGCCACCCTGGGCTGCACTGGGTTGGTGGCCTGCACCGGCCAACTCGCCCAGGTCTGGCGCCACTCGGGAGCCGTCTTCGTCCCCCGAACCCTAG
- the DMPK gene encoding myotonin-protein kinase isoform X1, with protein MSAEVRLRRLQQLVLDPGFLGLEPLLDLLLGVHQELGASELAQDKYVADFLQWVEPIAARLKEARLRRDDFEILKVIGRGAFSEVAVVKMKQTGQVFAMKIMNKWDMLKRGEVSCFREERDVLVNGDRRWITQLHFAFQDENYLYLVMEYYVGGDLLTLLSKFGERIPAEMARFYLAEIVMAIDSVHQLGYVHRDIKPDNILLDRCGHIRLADFGSCLKLRSDGTVRSLVAVGTPDYLSPEILQAVGGGPGPGSYGPECDWWALGVFAYEMFYGQTPFYADSTAETYGKIVHYKEHLCLPRTDAGVPEEARDLILRLLCPPEARLGRNGAADFQKHPFFFGLDWDCLRDSVPPFTPDFEGATDTCNFDLVEDGLTAMVSGGGETLSDMREGMPLGVHLPFVGFSYSCMALRDSEVRGHTPMELESKPAPAPGLAPPVPSAQAKVTVPEAIVAEAIPVAAIPAEAMAEAVPAAALPIVAIAEAVPAVAMAEAAVAEAEVTLRELQDALEEEMFTRQSLSRELEVIRTANRNFASQLREAEARNRDLEALVRQLQERMELMQPRGAAAVTGVPPPRATDPPSHLDGPPAVALGQCPLVGPGPLHRRHLLLPARVPKCGLSEARALLLFAAALAAAATLGCTGLVACTGQLAQVWRHSGAVFVPRTLDPSLSSTCGPLEG; from the exons ATGTCAGCCGAGGTGCGGCTGCGGCGGCTCCAGCAGCTGGTGCTGGACCCcggcttcctggggctggagcccctgCTCGACCTTCTCCTGGGCGTCCACCAGGAGCTGGGCGCCTCCGAGCTGGCCCAGGACAAGTACGTGGCCGACTTCTTGCAGTGGG TGGAGCCCATCGCGGCGAGGCTTAAGGAGGCCCGATTGCGGCGGGATGACTTTGAGATTCTGAAGGTGATCGGACGCGGGGCGTTCAGCGAG GTAGCAGTGGTGAAGATGAAGCAGACAGGTCAGGTGTTTGCCATGAAGATCATGAATAAGTGGGACATGCTGAAGAGAGGCGAG GTGTCGTGCTTTCGGGAGGAGAGGGACGTGTTGGTGAACGGGGACCGGCGCTGGATCACACAGCTGCACTTCGCATTCCAGGATGAGAACTACCTG TACCTGGTTATGGAGTACTACGTGGGCGGGGACCTGCTCACGCTGCTGAGCAAGTTTGGGGAGCGGATTCCGGCCGAGATGGCGCGCTTCTACCTGGCCGAGATTGTCATGGCCATCGATTCGGTGCACCAGCTGGGCTACGTGCACAG GGACATCAAACCTGATAACATCCTGCTGGACCGCTGTGGCCACATACGCTTGGCTGACTTTGGCTCCTGCCTCAAGTTGCGTTCGGACGGAACG GTGCGGTCACTGGTGGCTGTGGGCACCCCAGACTACCTGTCTCCCGAGATCCTGCAGGCCGTGGGCGGTGGGCCCGGGCCAGGCAGCTACGGGCCTGAGTGCGACTGGTGGGCGCTGGGCGTGTTCGCCTATGAAATGTTCTATGGCCAGACGCCCTTCTACGCCGACTCCACGGCAGAAACCTACGGGAAGATCGTGCACTACAAG GAGCACCTGTGTCTACCACGGACGGACGCAGGGGTCCCTGAGGAGGCTCGCGACCTCATTCTGCGGCTACTGTGTCCCCCGGAGGCGCGGCTGGGCCGGAACGGAGCCGCCGATTTCCAGAAGCACCCCTTTTTCTTTGGCCTCGACTGGGACTGTCTCCGTGACAGTGTGCCCCCCTTTACACCAGATTTTGAGGGTGCGACTGACACATGTAACTTCGACTTGGTGGAGGACGGGCTCACTGCCATGGTGAGCGGGGGCGGG GAGACGCTATCGGACATGCGGGAAGGCATGCCGCTGGGGGTGCACCTGCCGTTCGTGGGCTTTTCCTACTCGTGCATGGCCCTCAG GGACAGTGAGGTCCGGGGCCACACACCGATGGAGCTGGAGTCCAAGCCTGCACCTGCTCCTGGTCTGGCGCCCCCAGTGCCCTCTGCGCAG GCTAAAGTGACAGTTCCAGAAGCCATCGTGGCAGAAGCCATCCCGGTAGCAGCCATCCCGGCAGAGGCCATGGCAGAGGCCGTGCCGGCAGCTGCCCTCCCCATAGTGGCCATAGCGGAGGCCGTTCCGGCAGTGGCCATGGCAGAGGCGGCAGTAGCAGAGGCGGAGGTGACCCTGCGGGAGCTGCAAGACGCCTTGGAGGAGGAAATGTTTACCCGGCAGAGCCTGAGTCGGGAGCTGGAGGTCATCCGCACTGCCAACCGCAACTTCGCCAG TCAACTCCGGGAGGCTGAGGCCCGGAACCGGGATCTGGAGGCGCTGGTGCGACAGCTGCAGGAGCGGATGGAGCTGATGCAGCCCCGGGGAGCAGCAG CTGTCACGGGggttcccccaccccgggccacGGATCCACCTTCCCAT ctAGATGGCCCCCCGGCCGTGGCTCTGGGCCAGTGCCCGCTGGTGGGGCCAGGCCCCCTGCACCGCCGCCACCTGCTGCTCCCTGCCAGG GTCCCTAAGTGTGGCCTATCGGAGGCGCGTGCCCTGCTCCTGTTCGCCGCTGCTCTGGCTGCTGCCGCCACCCTGGGCTGCACTGGGTTGGTGGCCTGCACCGGCCAACTCGCCCAGGTCTGGCGCCACTCGGGAGCCGTCTTCGTCCCCCGAACCCTAGACCCCAGTTTGTCCTCGACTTGTGGCCCACTAGAGGGATGA